The following are encoded together in the Branchiostoma floridae strain S238N-H82 unplaced genomic scaffold, Bfl_VNyyK Sc7u5tJ_1439, whole genome shotgun sequence genome:
- the LOC118407654 gene encoding zinc finger protein 771-like produces the protein MEDSGLELFCGEQCAGDPGKESKSTEHPGKESDSRETQTTDMGLQQETCDVNFPQPDNTSTSQVQESKGDMGSRVVKHTGEKPFMCGECGYRTVQMSDLTKHMRIHTGERPYKCDQCDFSAAQKLHMDRHTAMHTGDNDKPYICAECGYRATHKCTLAYHMRTHTGENPTTVTIVTFLHHIKAI, from the coding sequence atggaagattccGGTCTTGAACTTTTCTGCGGAGAACAGTGTGCAGGagatcctgggaaggagagtaaGTCCACAGagcaccctgggaaggagagtgacagcagggagacccagacaacagacatgggcctgcagcaggaaacgtgtgatgtgaactttcctcaacctgacaacacatcaacctcacaggtacaggagagcaaaGGTGATATGGGAAGTCGTGTGGttaaacacactggtgaaaaaccattcatgtgtggggagtgtgggtacaggacagttcaAATGTCGGACTTAACCAAACACatgagaatccacacaggagaaaggccatacaagtgtgatcagtgtgacttttctgctgcacagaaactCCATATGGACAGACATACAGCCATGCACACTGGTGATAAtgataaaccctacatatgtgcggagtgtgggtacagggcaactcaTAAGTGTACCTTAGCCTatcacatgagaacccacacaggagaaaaccCTACAactgtgaccattgtgacttttctacatCACATAAAAGCAATTTAG
- the LOC118407636 gene encoding zinc finger protein 84-like: MCGECGYRAAQKSDLSKHMRIHTGEKPYMCGECGYRTAKKSHLSRHTRTHTGEKPCKCDQCDYSAAHKSSLEQHVAKHSGEKPYKCDQCDYSAARKSTFDKHLVKHTGEKPYMCGECGFRTAHQCYLSRHMRTHTGERPYKCDQCNYSAAHKCDLDKHLVKHTDEKPYMCGECGYRSSRKNDLSRHMRTHTGEKPYKCDQCDYSAADRTTLANHQRKHTGEKPYMCGECGFRTNRKFILSVHMRKHTGEKPYKCDQCDYSAAQKSNLEQHLSKHTGEKPYMCGECGYRTAYRSDLSKHMRTHTGLKKNYKCDQCDYSASQKSTLDRHGKTYW, from the coding sequence atgtgtggggaatgtggataCAGAGCGGCTCAAAAGTccgacttatccaaacatatgagaatccatacaggtgagaaaccctacatgtgtggggagtgtgggtacaggacagctaagaagtcccacttatcccgacatactagaacccacacaggagaaaaaccctgcaagtgtgatcagtgtgattattctgctgcacataagtcGAGTTTGGAGcaacatgttgcaaaacacagtggtgagaaaccttacaagtgtgaccagtgtgactattcggcAGCACGTAAATCCACTTTTGACAAACATctagtaaaacacaccggtgaaaaaccctacatgtgtggggagtgcgggttcaggacagctcaCCAGTGttacttatcccgacatatgagaactcatacaggagaaagaccttacaagtgtgaccagtgtaactattctgctgcacacaaatgtgatttggacaaacatctagtaaaacacactgatgagaaaccctacatgtgtggggagtgtgggtacagatcATCTCGAAAAAATGACTTAtctcgacacatgagaacccatacaggagaaaaaccctacaagtgtgaccagtgtgattactCTGCAGCAGACAGAACCACTTTGGCCAATCATCAAagaaagcacaccggtgagaaaccctacatgtgtggcgagTGCGGTTTTAGGACAAATCGGAAGTTTATATTGTCggtacatatgagaaaacacacaggggaaaaaccctacaagtgtgaccagtgtgactattctgcagcacaaaagTCGAATTTGGAACAGCATCTatcaaagcacaccggtgaaaagccctacatgtgtggggagtgtgggtacaggactgcCTATAggtctgacttatccaaacacatgagaacccacacaggattaaaaaaaaactacaaatgtgaccagtgcgactattctgcatcacagaaatccactttggaccgaCATGGcaaaacatactggtga
- the LOC118407711 gene encoding zinc finger protein 239-like, whose product MEDSSREHFSVELCARHPGKEMDHSGHSGKESDSRETQTIDMGLHQETYDVNFPQPDNTSTSQVQESKCDMGRHVVKYTGDKPYMCGECGYRVAQKSDLTRHMRTHTGEKPYKCDQCDYSAARKSTLDNHTLAKHSGEKPYMCGECGYRTADRSTLCRHMRTHTGENPYKCDQCDYSAAVKCNLDNHIAAKHTDEQPYKCDQCDYSVARKSHLDRHLRKHTGEKPYMCGDCGYRTAKKSHLSRHMRTHTGDKPYKCDQCDFSAAQKVHLDSHLAKHTGEKPYICEECGHRAAQKSNLLIHMRTHTGEKPYMCGECGHRAVQKSHLMVHMRTHTGEKPYKCDQCDYSAAQKSTFNRHFGKHTSKKDLDVHTA is encoded by the coding sequence ATGGAAGATTCCAGTCGTGAACATTTTTCGGTAGAGCTTTGTGCTagacatcctgggaaggagatggaccatTCTGGACactctgggaaggagagtgacagcagggagacccagacaataGACATGGGCCTGCACCAGGAAACGtatgatgtgaactttccccaacctgacaatacatcaacctcacaggtacaggagagcaaaTGTGATATGGGAAGGCATGTTGTTAAAtatactggtgacaaaccctacatgtgtggggagtgtgggtacagggtgGCTCAAAAGTCCGACTTAactcgacatatgagaacccatacaggagaaaaaccctacaagtgtgaccagtgtgactattctgctgcacggaaatccactttggacaaccATACattagcaaaacacagtggcgagaaaccctacatgtgtggggagtgtgggtacaggacggctgacaggtctacTTTATGCcggcatatgagaacccatacaggagaaaacccctacaagtgtgaccagtgtgactattctgcagcagtgaAATGCAATCTAGACAAtcatatagcagcaaaacacaccgatgagcaaccctacaagtgtgaccagtgtgactattctgtagCACGCAAATCCCACTTGGACCGACacctaagaaaacacaccggcgagaaaccctacatgtgtggggattgtgggtacaggacagctaagaagtcccacttatcccgacacatgagaacacacactggagataaaccctacaagtgtgaccagtgtgacttttctgcagcgCAGAAAGTCCATTTGGACTcccatctagcaaaacacacgggtgagaaaccctacatctgTGAGGAGTGCGGGCACAGAGCAGCTCAAAAGTCAAACTTATTGATACATATGAGAAcgcacactggagaaaaaccctacatgtgtggggaatgtgggcaCAGAGCAGTTCAAAAGTCACACTTAATggtacatatgagaacgcacactggagaaaaaccctacaagtgtgaccagtgtgactattctgctgcacagaaatcaaCCTTTAACCGACATTTCGGAAAGCACACCAGTAAAAAAGACCTAGATGTGCACACCGCGTAA